Proteins from a single region of Pangasianodon hypophthalmus isolate fPanHyp1 chromosome 7, fPanHyp1.pri, whole genome shotgun sequence:
- the ribc2 gene encoding RIB43A-like with coiled-coils protein 2 isoform X2 — MANFFHTPDDLIRTDRAACLLESRQKKDERLLAEAIVNFRQQFQQPSSRREFDLNDPEVLKKQEGVRVLPGLAGEDLGSEDRTRRQREQLRDWTLQQQQELDQAKELQRLQAQQYDQSRLTLDNRTLKLQKMEEEQKRATNIAIKDFNRALAVELREQRERERRQVEENNRTDILNHLQGELLSENVQRSARVRRDCYKGMTPEQIREFTNCQRQQAEEKRRARMEQKEEQLQEDRLHMASARAALLQERQQARINKELRRAVDETNMQLAQAQHAQRKKEVYTNIPDESYFSQFNKSSR, encoded by the exons ATGGCTAATTTTTTTCATACAC CTGATGACCTCATACGCACTGACCGTGCAGCATGTCTCCTGGAGAGCAGGCAGAAGAAAGACGAACGTCTCCTAGCGGAGGCCATCGTGAACTTCCGCCAGCAGTTCCAGCAGCCCAGCAGCAGGCGCGAGTTCGACCTGAATGACCCTGAAGTGCTGAAGAAGCAGGAAGGGGTGCGCGTTTTGCCCGGGTTGGCAGGCGAGGATCTGGGCAGTGAAGACAGGACACGGAGACAGCGGGAGCAGCTGAGGGACTGGAccttacagcagcagcaggagctggACCAGGCGAAGGAGCTGCAAAGACTGCAAG CTCAGCAGTATGATCAAAGTAGACTAACCCTGGATAACCGAACCCTCAAGCTGCAGAAGATGGAGGAAGAGCAAAAGAGGGCCACCAACATCGCCATCAAGGACTTTAATCGAGCTCTG GCGGTCGAATTGcgagagcagagagaaagagagcgtcGTCAGGTAGAGGAGAACAACCGAACCGATATCCTGAACCATCTGCAGGGGGAGCTGCTGAGCGAGAACGTGCAGCGGAGTGCCAGAGTGCGCAGGGACTGCTACAAGGGCATGACGCCCGAGCAGATCCGAGAGTTCACCAACTGTCAGCGGCAGCAAGCTGAGGAGAAGAGA cgtgCTCGCATGGAGCAGAAGGAGGAGCAGCTGCAGGAGGACCGCCTGCACATGGCTTCGGCTCGGGCTGCACTGCTGCAGGAGAGACAGCAGGCGAGAATTAACAAGGAGCTGCGCAGGGCTGTGGATGAGACTAACATGCAGCTGGCCCAGGCTCAGCATGCACA GAGGAAGAAGGAGGTTTACACCAACATCCCTGATGAGAGCTACTTCTCCCAGTTCAATAAGAGCAGCAGATAG